From a single Labrenzia sp. PHM005 genomic region:
- a CDS encoding EAL domain-containing protein, which translates to MKIFVYDDEADFAEFVEEAVADFGHEAVIATNADEFADRFSAETDLIFLDLFMPDVNGIECIRFLAKTGNNARLVLMSGQDPAILSAAQEGARASGLTVLETLQKPISLNTIEAVLKKAEAEFETAKTNETPAPASDQTYSAENIRTGLADNQFFLVYQPQFRLTDTTVTGCEALIRWQHPQDGLVSPSAFIPAAEASRDTMAVLTDFVTETACKDLVTFSTITPGLTVSLNISASTFDDVQLPEKFLETTRAYGLDTNQIVLEVTETAASLDIGNAIDILTRLRMSGFGVSIDDFGTGYSSMEQIVQVPFTELKVDRRFVKDLLTSKKCRAICEISCQLAQKTNMVPVAEGVEDAETAQELHRIGFVLAQGYHFAKPMTAADLGNWLAGTQGSHASLAAS; encoded by the coding sequence ATGAAGATTTTTGTATACGATGATGAAGCCGACTTCGCCGAGTTTGTTGAAGAGGCGGTTGCGGACTTCGGTCATGAAGCGGTCATTGCCACCAATGCTGACGAATTTGCGGATAGGTTTTCCGCGGAAACAGACCTGATATTCCTGGACCTGTTCATGCCGGACGTGAATGGCATCGAGTGTATTCGGTTTCTCGCAAAAACGGGTAACAATGCGCGTTTGGTGCTCATGAGCGGTCAAGATCCGGCGATCTTAAGCGCCGCACAGGAAGGCGCTCGCGCAAGTGGTCTCACTGTTCTTGAAACATTGCAGAAACCCATCTCGCTAAACACCATAGAAGCGGTATTAAAGAAGGCCGAAGCGGAATTCGAAACCGCAAAAACGAATGAAACGCCCGCTCCGGCATCAGACCAAACCTATTCTGCCGAAAACATAAGGACGGGACTTGCAGATAATCAGTTCTTTCTCGTCTATCAGCCACAATTTCGACTGACCGACACCACAGTGACAGGTTGTGAAGCATTGATACGCTGGCAACACCCCCAAGACGGACTGGTCTCCCCCTCCGCCTTCATCCCGGCAGCTGAAGCTTCACGCGACACCATGGCTGTTTTGACGGATTTTGTCACTGAGACGGCATGTAAGGACCTCGTGACGTTTTCAACGATCACACCCGGCCTCACCGTTTCACTAAACATTTCTGCATCGACATTCGACGATGTACAACTGCCCGAAAAATTTCTTGAAACAACCCGGGCCTACGGCCTGGACACAAATCAAATTGTTTTGGAAGTCACTGAAACTGCAGCATCTCTCGATATTGGAAACGCCATAGATATTTTAACCCGTTTAAGGATGTCCGGGTTTGGTGTCTCAATTGATGACTTTGGAACCGGTTATTCGTCGATGGAACAGATTGTCCAAGTCCCTTTTACAGAGCTCAAAGTTGACCGACGCTTTGTAAAGGATCTTCTAACCAGCAAAAAGTGTCGAGCGATCTGTGAAATCAGTTGCCAGCTGGCGCAGAAAACAAACATGGTTCCGGTCGCCGAAGGCGTGGAGGATGCCGAGACAGCGCAAGAGTTGCATCGCATTGGGTTCGTGCTGGCCCAAGGCTATCACTTCGCTAAACCTATGACTGCCGCTGACCTTGGGAATTGGTTAGCCGGGACCCAAGGATCCCATGCGAGTCTTGCTGCTTCCTAA